In one Pseudarthrobacter oxydans genomic region, the following are encoded:
- a CDS encoding LacI family DNA-binding transcriptional regulator, which yields MAVTMNDVARAAGVSLKTVSNVLNDYEFIRPATRQRVLDAIGELGYEANLTARSLRSGKTRMLGLVLSDLSAPYYAELASRLMKAASRRGYRVLVEQSDAAGEAELNALQGPFRQLTDGLLFTPLMVDADSIAARLGKKPLVLLGEHILDPRFDLVTMKNGEAAAALTTHLLAGGRRRIAVVGARPGESAGSAGLRLNGYRKALDDAGIPFDPALIAPCEWRRDGGAAAVAGLLDSGVKFDAVFGLNDVLALGAMHELLIRGVRVPQEVAVAGFDDIDEARFAAPSLTTVSPGMEEIAERSIGLLIDRIEGLATEEQGVHIEAGFQLKVRESAP from the coding sequence ATGGCGGTCACCATGAACGACGTTGCGAGGGCGGCCGGAGTGTCGCTCAAGACCGTTTCCAACGTGCTCAATGACTACGAGTTCATCCGGCCTGCCACCAGGCAGCGGGTCCTGGACGCCATCGGGGAGCTGGGCTATGAGGCCAACCTGACCGCCCGCAGCCTCCGGTCCGGGAAGACCAGGATGCTGGGGCTGGTCCTCTCCGACCTTTCCGCTCCCTACTATGCCGAACTGGCGTCAAGGTTGATGAAAGCGGCGTCCCGGCGCGGGTACCGGGTCCTGGTGGAACAGTCCGACGCCGCGGGCGAGGCGGAACTTAACGCCCTGCAGGGCCCGTTCCGCCAGCTCACCGACGGGCTGCTGTTCACTCCCTTGATGGTTGACGCGGACAGCATCGCCGCCCGCCTCGGCAAGAAGCCCCTGGTCCTGCTGGGCGAACACATCCTGGATCCCCGGTTCGACCTGGTCACCATGAAGAACGGGGAAGCGGCTGCAGCCCTGACCACCCACCTGCTGGCCGGCGGCCGCCGTCGGATTGCCGTGGTTGGTGCCCGCCCCGGGGAGTCCGCGGGCAGCGCCGGGCTGCGGCTCAACGGCTACCGCAAGGCGCTGGACGATGCAGGGATCCCGTTTGATCCGGCACTGATCGCGCCCTGCGAGTGGCGGCGGGACGGCGGAGCGGCGGCCGTGGCCGGGCTCCTGGACAGCGGCGTGAAGTTCGACGCCGTCTTCGGCCTGAACGATGTCCTCGCCTTGGGAGCCATGCACGAGCTGCTGATCCGCGGCGTGCGGGTTCCGCAGGAGGTGGCCGTGGCGGGCTTCGACGACATCGACGAGGCCCGGTTCGCCGCACCCTCGCTGACCACCGTCTCGCCCGGCATGGAGGAAATTGCGGAACGCTCCATCGGCCTGCTCATCGACAGGATCGAGGGGCTGGCCACGGAGGAACAGGGTGTGCACATCGAGGCCGGCTTCCAGTTGAAAGTCCGCGAGTCGGCACCGTAG
- a CDS encoding isochorismatase family cysteine hydrolase produces the protein MIALLVIDMQNAYFEAPELAAQQEQLVASCNRLLEAFKASGHKALMVGTEHELDKSTWTLNMLDDDQGFVFRGTGQAQAVPGLALDGLPQLNKTRDSAFVGTNLLSRLRNWGADEVVLAGVSTHNCIAQTGADAFAHNIRVTYAKDAMASEDSQDAADMLRILSASYRQPVQSTEEILARLTT, from the coding sequence ATGATCGCACTTCTTGTCATCGACATGCAGAACGCCTACTTCGAGGCGCCCGAACTTGCCGCGCAGCAGGAACAGTTGGTGGCCTCCTGCAACCGGCTGCTGGAGGCCTTCAAGGCGAGCGGCCACAAGGCCCTGATGGTGGGGACGGAGCACGAGCTGGACAAGTCAACCTGGACGCTGAACATGCTCGACGACGACCAGGGCTTCGTTTTCCGCGGCACCGGGCAGGCCCAGGCAGTGCCGGGGCTCGCCCTCGACGGCCTGCCCCAGCTGAACAAAACCCGGGACAGCGCCTTCGTGGGCACCAACCTCCTGTCCCGGCTGCGCAACTGGGGCGCGGACGAGGTGGTCCTCGCCGGAGTCTCCACCCACAACTGCATAGCCCAGACCGGCGCCGACGCCTTCGCCCACAACATCCGGGTCACCTACGCCAAGGACGCGATGGCCTCCGAGGACAGCCAGGACGCCGCGGACATGCTGCGCATCCTCTCCGCCAGCTACCGACAGCCCGTCCAGTCCACCGAGGAGATCCTGGCCCGGCTCACCACGTGA
- a CDS encoding urease subunit gamma — protein MHLMPREQEKLLIVVAADLARRRQARGLKLNYPEAVAIISYELIEGARDGRTVADLMSYGTTLLRREDVMEGVPEMIHDVQVEATFPDGTKLVTVHDPIR, from the coding sequence ATGCATTTGATGCCACGTGAGCAGGAAAAGCTTCTGATCGTGGTGGCCGCCGACCTTGCGCGCCGCCGCCAGGCCCGCGGACTCAAGCTCAATTACCCGGAAGCCGTGGCCATCATCAGCTACGAACTGATCGAGGGCGCCCGGGACGGCCGTACCGTCGCGGACCTCATGAGCTACGGGACCACCCTCCTCCGCCGCGAGGACGTCATGGAGGGCGTGCCCGAAATGATCCACGACGTGCAGGTCGAGGCCACCTTCCCCGACGGCACCAAGCTCGTCACCGTCCACGATCCCATCCGCTGA
- a CDS encoding urease accessory protein UreF: MALAQLTDSALPTGAFAHSLGFEGYIERELVLDEGSFAVWLGAFIGQQLTYSDGLAVRFLYEGVDVLELDALLSACLLPRQVREASVKMGTRLLEIGAEVFPSAELELYRDLVTTGRAAGHQPLAFAVVARSLGVPLQEALAAHLFATVTSLTQNAVRAIPLGQNAGQRLLRKAADDVAAAVERIPHLTPDDFGAVSPGLEISQMRHERQRARMFMS; the protein is encoded by the coding sequence CTGGCGCTCGCGCAGCTTACTGACTCGGCGCTTCCTACCGGGGCGTTTGCTCACTCTCTTGGTTTCGAGGGGTACATCGAGCGGGAGCTCGTGCTTGATGAGGGGTCTTTTGCGGTGTGGCTCGGTGCTTTTATCGGGCAGCAGTTGACGTACTCGGATGGGTTGGCTGTCCGGTTCCTCTATGAGGGGGTTGATGTTCTTGAGCTTGATGCCCTGCTTTCCGCCTGTCTTTTGCCGCGGCAGGTTCGGGAGGCTTCCGTCAAGATGGGGACCCGGTTGCTGGAGATCGGGGCGGAGGTCTTTCCCTCGGCGGAGCTGGAACTGTACCGGGACCTGGTGACCACCGGCAGGGCCGCCGGGCACCAGCCGCTGGCGTTCGCCGTCGTCGCACGTTCGCTGGGAGTGCCGCTGCAGGAGGCGCTCGCCGCCCACCTTTTCGCCACGGTCACGTCCCTGACGCAAAACGCCGTCCGCGCCATCCCGCTGGGCCAGAACGCAGGCCAGCGGCTGCTTCGGAAGGCGGCCGACGACGTTGCTGCCGCCGTCGAACGCATCCCGCACCTCACGCCCGACGACTTCGGGGCCGTGAGTCCCGGACTGGAAATTTCGCAAATGCGGCACGAACGCCAACGTGCCCGGATGTTCATGAGCTAA
- a CDS encoding DapH/DapD/GlmU-related protein, with product MTAKFVSVEDDAGKVTRYVRHANGGGLVGPGAVVAESARIGAMTYVEGGARIGPGCRIGHGSWIDRDATVGERTVIGDGVRIGRGAVVGNRVHIGSHSRIGSGVTIEHGARLEADATVPDGGQVLSGPHGKRHRPVPGKSRTHAKGRGRVAA from the coding sequence ATGACCGCGAAGTTTGTATCAGTGGAAGACGACGCCGGGAAGGTCACCCGGTACGTCCGGCATGCCAACGGCGGCGGGCTTGTTGGGCCCGGCGCCGTTGTGGCCGAGAGCGCCCGGATTGGCGCCATGACGTACGTGGAGGGCGGCGCCCGGATCGGGCCGGGGTGCCGGATCGGACACGGCAGCTGGATTGACCGCGACGCGACAGTGGGCGAGCGGACGGTGATCGGCGACGGTGTGCGCATTGGCCGCGGCGCCGTCGTGGGTAACCGGGTGCACATCGGGAGCCATTCCCGGATCGGCTCCGGCGTGACGATTGAGCACGGCGCCCGTCTGGAAGCGGACGCAACGGTGCCCGACGGCGGACAGGTCCTGTCCGGGCCCCATGGAAAACGACACCGCCCAGTTCCCGGGAAGAGCCGGACGCACGCCAAGGGCAGGGGCCGGGTGGCCGCCTGA
- the ureE gene encoding urease accessory protein UreE: MIIDKVLGNLHELPDPHTYAGVHQEKVVLPSAQLVKRIQRATTDHGKEIGIRLPSGSGDLRDGDILHVEGSNMIVVSVLPTDVLVIAPRSISEMGVVAHSLGNRHLQAQFFDAASEYGADVMVCAYDHTVEDYLRHNAVPYSRQERVMPVPFRHAEHSH; the protein is encoded by the coding sequence GTGATCATCGACAAAGTCCTCGGCAACCTGCACGAACTGCCGGACCCGCACACCTACGCGGGCGTGCACCAGGAAAAAGTGGTCCTCCCCAGCGCCCAGCTGGTCAAACGGATCCAGCGCGCGACGACGGACCACGGCAAGGAGATCGGCATCCGGCTGCCGTCCGGCTCCGGAGACCTGCGCGACGGCGACATCCTGCACGTCGAAGGGTCCAACATGATCGTGGTGTCCGTCCTGCCCACCGACGTCCTGGTGATTGCCCCGCGGAGCATCTCCGAAATGGGCGTCGTGGCCCACTCCCTGGGCAACCGGCACCTGCAGGCACAGTTCTTTGATGCTGCCTCGGAGTACGGGGCCGACGTCATGGTGTGCGCCTACGACCACACCGTCGAGGACTACCTCCGCCACAATGCCGTGCCCTACTCCCGCCAGGAACGCGTCATGCCTGTGCCTTTCCGCCATGCTGAACACTCGCACTAG
- the ureC gene encoding urease subunit alpha: protein MSFEIPRRQYADLYGPTAGDKIRLADTELFLEIEQDLTVYGEEVVFGGGKVIRDGMGQNGQAVRDEDIPDTVITNAVILDYTGIYKADVALKDGHIFRIGKAGNPQITDGVTITLGASTEIIAGERKILTAGGVDTHIHFISPDQVPTALASGVTTMIGGGTGPAEGTKATTVTPGKWHIQRMLQAAEGFPMNIGLFGKGHASAVEPLAEQIRAGAIGLKVHEDWGATTSSIDTSLKVADEYDVQVAIHTDTLNECGFVEDTIRAIDGRVIHTFHTEGAGGGHAPDIIKIAGMPNVLPASTNPTLPYTRNTIEEHLDMLMVCHHLNPDIPEDVAFADSRIRAETIAAEDVLQDLGIFSITSSDSQAMGRVGEVITRTWQVADKMKRQRGVLEDPRADGSAGTHGSAGSDNFRLKRYVAKYTINPAIAQGIADSVGSVEVGKFADLVLWDPAFFGVKPELVLKGGQIAYALMGDANASIPTPQPRTMRPMFGAFGKAVQQCSITFLSKAAIDAGVPGELGLEKVIRPVSGIRSLTKADLKYNDATPDIQVDPETYQVTVDGEDVTCEPSDVLPMAQRYFLF from the coding sequence GTGAGCTTCGAGATCCCACGCCGGCAGTACGCGGACCTGTACGGGCCCACCGCCGGGGACAAGATCCGCCTGGCGGACACCGAGCTGTTCCTCGAGATCGAACAAGACCTCACCGTCTACGGCGAAGAGGTGGTGTTCGGCGGCGGCAAGGTGATCCGCGACGGCATGGGCCAGAACGGCCAGGCTGTCCGCGATGAGGACATCCCGGACACCGTGATCACCAACGCCGTGATCCTGGACTACACCGGCATCTACAAAGCGGACGTGGCACTGAAGGACGGGCATATCTTCCGCATCGGCAAAGCCGGGAACCCGCAGATTACCGACGGCGTCACCATCACCCTCGGCGCCAGCACCGAAATCATCGCCGGCGAACGCAAGATCCTCACCGCCGGCGGCGTTGACACCCACATCCACTTCATCTCCCCGGACCAGGTCCCGACGGCGCTGGCGAGCGGCGTGACCACCATGATCGGCGGCGGCACCGGTCCGGCCGAAGGCACCAAGGCCACCACCGTGACGCCCGGGAAGTGGCACATCCAGCGGATGCTGCAGGCGGCCGAGGGGTTCCCCATGAACATCGGCCTCTTCGGCAAGGGCCACGCGTCCGCCGTCGAACCCCTGGCCGAGCAGATCCGCGCCGGCGCCATCGGACTCAAGGTCCACGAGGACTGGGGTGCCACCACCTCCTCCATCGACACCTCCCTGAAGGTGGCGGACGAGTACGACGTCCAGGTGGCCATCCACACCGACACCCTGAACGAGTGCGGGTTCGTGGAGGACACCATCCGCGCCATCGACGGACGCGTCATCCACACGTTCCATACCGAGGGTGCCGGCGGAGGCCATGCCCCGGACATCATCAAGATCGCCGGCATGCCCAACGTCCTGCCGGCCTCCACCAACCCCACGCTGCCCTACACCCGGAACACCATCGAAGAGCACCTGGACATGCTGATGGTCTGCCACCACCTCAACCCGGACATCCCCGAGGATGTGGCCTTCGCCGATTCCCGGATCCGTGCCGAGACCATCGCGGCCGAGGACGTCCTGCAGGACCTCGGCATCTTCTCCATCACGTCGTCGGACTCCCAGGCGATGGGGCGCGTTGGCGAGGTGATCACCCGCACGTGGCAGGTGGCGGACAAGATGAAGAGGCAGCGCGGTGTCCTGGAAGACCCCCGCGCGGACGGCTCCGCCGGCACCCACGGCAGCGCGGGCAGCGACAACTTCCGGCTCAAGCGCTACGTTGCCAAGTACACGATCAATCCCGCCATCGCCCAGGGGATTGCTGACTCCGTGGGCTCGGTGGAGGTGGGCAAGTTCGCCGACCTGGTGCTGTGGGACCCGGCCTTCTTCGGCGTCAAGCCCGAGCTTGTCCTCAAGGGCGGCCAGATCGCCTACGCGCTGATGGGGGACGCCAACGCCTCCATCCCCACGCCGCAGCCGCGCACCATGCGGCCCATGTTCGGGGCGTTCGGGAAGGCGGTGCAGCAGTGCTCCATCACCTTCCTGTCCAAGGCAGCCATCGACGCCGGTGTTCCCGGGGAACTCGGGCTGGAGAAGGTCATCCGGCCTGTCTCCGGCATCCGGTCGCTCACCAAAGCCGACCTGAAATATAACGACGCCACCCCGGACATCCAGGTGGACCCGGAAACCTACCAGGTGACGGTCGACGGCGAAGACGTCACCTGCGAGCCGTCCGACGTGCTGCCCATGGCCCAGCGCTACTTCCTCTTCTGA
- a CDS encoding urease subunit beta, with translation MIPGEYVLRPEPVTANAGRTAIEVAVTNTGDRPVQVGSHFHFAEANAALSFDREAAYGRRLDIPAGTAARFEPGDSRSVRLIELAGRREVFGLSNAVNGKLDGGTRPEGDVQ, from the coding sequence ATGATCCCAGGAGAATACGTCCTCCGCCCGGAGCCCGTGACGGCAAACGCAGGGCGGACGGCGATCGAGGTCGCCGTGACCAACACCGGCGACAGGCCCGTCCAGGTGGGCTCGCATTTCCACTTTGCCGAAGCCAATGCTGCCTTGTCCTTCGACCGGGAGGCCGCCTACGGCCGGCGCCTGGACATTCCCGCAGGCACCGCAGCGCGCTTTGAACCTGGGGACTCCCGGAGCGTGCGGCTGATCGAACTGGCCGGGCGCCGCGAGGTGTTCGGGCTCAGCAACGCTGTCAACGGAAAGCTCGACGGCGGCACCCGCCCGGAAGGGGACGTCCAGTGA
- a CDS encoding urease accessory protein UreD: protein MSTTAVGSPMGRLELGVSLRGGRSVAARQFHEGALRVLRPHYLDDSGQVCYVVVNPGGAYLGADLFVLDVEVCEGADLLLTTQSATKVYRTPGSFAEQRMAVRLGEGARLELVPDQLIAYREASYRQRTHITVRPSSCLVMAEVVTPGWSPDGAAFRYKEVRLRNEIHVETEGATQLLALDNLLIRPPSGDVTVLGFMEGFSHLGSLIVVDPRVDQALADELHGTTSNTDALTGISLTRTIAGTTGLVLRSLSNSTGELNRHLGACIALLRERWHGQGPLDLRKH from the coding sequence ATGAGCACGACGGCGGTCGGGTCACCGATGGGCCGGCTTGAGTTGGGCGTCAGTCTGCGGGGCGGCCGGTCGGTTGCCGCGCGCCAGTTCCACGAGGGCGCCTTACGGGTACTTCGGCCGCACTACCTCGATGACTCCGGGCAGGTTTGCTATGTCGTCGTCAACCCTGGCGGGGCGTATCTTGGGGCGGATCTCTTTGTGCTTGATGTCGAGGTCTGTGAGGGTGCTGACCTGTTGCTGACCACGCAGTCCGCCACCAAGGTCTACCGGACTCCAGGGTCCTTTGCCGAGCAGCGGATGGCTGTCCGGCTGGGGGAGGGGGCCCGGCTGGAACTGGTGCCGGACCAGCTCATTGCCTACCGGGAGGCCAGCTACCGGCAACGGACGCACATTACTGTCCGGCCGTCGTCGTGCCTTGTCATGGCCGAGGTGGTGACGCCGGGCTGGTCTCCGGACGGTGCAGCCTTCCGGTACAAGGAAGTGCGGCTGCGGAACGAAATCCACGTTGAAACTGAAGGCGCCACCCAGTTGCTGGCGCTGGACAACCTGCTCATCCGGCCACCGTCGGGGGATGTCACAGTGCTTGGCTTCATGGAAGGCTTCAGCCACCTCGGGTCGCTCATCGTGGTGGACCCCCGCGTGGACCAGGCGCTCGCGGATGAGCTGCACGGCACCACATCCAACACTGATGCCCTGACCGGCATCTCCCTCACCCGCACAATCGCCGGCACCACGGGCCTGGTCCTGCGCTCGTTGTCGAACAGTACCGGGGAACTGAACCGCCACCTCGGGGCCTGCATCGCGCTCCTCCGGGAGCGGTGGCACGGGCAGGGACCACTGGACCTGAGGAAACACTGA
- a CDS encoding nickel transporter gives MTALGNITTLYREREALPLRTRLLWMFGAVAALHAAAVVLLLAGNAGKAGGTGAQALTWGLVLTAYLSGVKHSYDWDHLAAIDNSTRKFVAQRQDPVSVGFAFSLGHSSVVTLAGVLVLAGAAVVGEFMQEGSAGNLVLGLVGSGVSGLFLLAMGLFNGSAFARSARAYRRARTGAAINPQDLAPQGLVARLLARPLARVRRPRNIYVIGFLFGLGFDTATTVGLLMITTAASLAGVPAFALLALPLAFTAAMTLCDSLNGMAMMRMYRSALDDPQRKLGFNALVTGISAVSALFVAVITLGGFANTAFALEDPLTVWLGSVDLGDAGLLLVALLLAVWAAAALKAPTQAKRMQGRPAPGP, from the coding sequence ATGACGGCCCTCGGCAACATCACCACGCTGTACCGGGAGCGGGAAGCGCTGCCGCTGCGGACCCGCCTGCTGTGGATGTTCGGTGCCGTGGCCGCGCTGCATGCGGCCGCCGTCGTGCTCCTGCTCGCCGGGAACGCAGGCAAGGCAGGCGGAACCGGGGCACAGGCACTCACGTGGGGGCTGGTCCTGACCGCCTACCTCTCCGGCGTGAAGCACAGCTACGACTGGGACCACCTCGCGGCCATCGACAACTCCACCCGCAAATTCGTGGCGCAGCGGCAGGACCCGGTGAGTGTCGGGTTCGCGTTCAGCCTCGGCCACAGCTCCGTGGTGACGCTGGCCGGCGTGCTGGTGCTCGCAGGCGCCGCGGTGGTGGGGGAGTTCATGCAGGAAGGGTCCGCCGGGAACCTGGTGCTCGGGCTGGTGGGCAGCGGCGTGTCCGGGCTGTTCCTGCTGGCCATGGGCCTGTTCAACGGTTCGGCGTTTGCCCGCTCGGCCCGCGCCTACCGCCGGGCACGGACCGGGGCCGCGATCAATCCGCAGGACCTCGCGCCGCAGGGACTGGTTGCCCGCCTCCTGGCGCGACCGCTGGCCAGGGTGCGGCGGCCGCGGAACATCTATGTCATCGGCTTCCTGTTCGGGTTGGGCTTTGACACCGCCACCACCGTCGGACTGCTGATGATCACGACGGCGGCGTCGCTGGCCGGGGTGCCCGCGTTCGCCTTGCTGGCGCTGCCCCTCGCGTTCACCGCCGCCATGACCCTGTGCGACTCCCTCAACGGGATGGCCATGATGCGGATGTACCGTTCGGCCCTCGACGATCCGCAGCGGAAACTCGGCTTCAACGCCCTCGTCACCGGAATCTCGGCGGTCTCCGCCCTGTTTGTCGCGGTCATCACCCTGGGCGGCTTCGCCAACACAGCCTTCGCGCTGGAGGACCCCTTGACTGTGTGGCTGGGATCCGTTGACCTGGGCGACGCCGGCCTGCTGCTGGTGGCCCTGCTGCTGGCCGTCTGGGCAGCAGCAGCCCTGAAAGCACCGACGCAGGCAAAGCGGATGCAGGGCCGGCCCGCCCCCGGACCCTAG
- the ureG gene encoding urease accessory protein UreG, whose product MAEPIKIGIGGPVGAGKTQLVERLTRHMSGEVSMAAITNDIYTIEDAKILAANGILPVDRIIGVETGGCPHTAIREDTSMNTAAIEELKARHPDLQVIFVESGGDNLSATFSPELVDFSIYIIDVAQGEKIPRKAGQGMIKSDLFIINKTDLAPHVGADLAVMERDSKEFRGAKPFCFTNLKTDEGLDKVIDWIRHDVLMLDLAQ is encoded by the coding sequence ATGGCTGAACCCATCAAGATCGGCATCGGCGGACCCGTCGGGGCGGGCAAGACCCAGCTCGTGGAGCGCCTCACCCGGCACATGAGCGGGGAGGTCTCCATGGCCGCCATCACCAACGACATCTACACCATCGAGGACGCCAAGATCCTCGCCGCCAACGGCATCCTCCCCGTGGACCGGATCATCGGCGTCGAAACCGGCGGCTGCCCGCACACCGCCATCCGCGAAGACACCTCCATGAACACCGCCGCCATCGAGGAACTCAAAGCCCGGCATCCGGACCTGCAGGTCATTTTCGTCGAATCCGGCGGCGACAACCTCTCGGCCACCTTCAGCCCGGAACTCGTCGACTTCTCCATTTACATCATCGATGTGGCCCAGGGCGAGAAGATCCCCCGTAAGGCAGGCCAGGGGATGATCAAATCGGATCTCTTCATCATCAACAAAACCGACCTCGCGCCGCACGTTGGGGCGGACCTCGCCGTCATGGAGCGGGATTCCAAAGAGTTCCGCGGGGCCAAGCCGTTCTGCTTCACCAACCTCAAGACCGACGAAGGGCTCGACAAGGTCATCGATTGGATCCGGCACGACGTCCTGATGCTTGACCTGGCGCAATGA